A section of the candidate division WOR-3 bacterium genome encodes:
- a CDS encoding glycosyltransferase: MGKRILFLISDTGGTHRSAAQALSEVFEEKYGFECLLPDFFKEGTKPPFRKFPEFYADMTKKNDYFYALLWYGIYPEFFYRFLNRIVEFFSPQGLHDFYEKYSPFHCVISCHALFNHFPLLALRRYDSHIPFYIVVVDLLSLHTGWFAKEADFIFLPLPECEPLFLKRGFPRNRLKVCGFPIRREFLQTVNREEVRKKLRIGKRKVILIIGGGEGVGRIGEVAEFLIKNTDYEILIVTGRNRFLWESLNKRYDGERVKVFGFVDNMPEILSLADLCITKAGPAIIMEAIAKRVPLILMDYTYGQEAKNIQWVENREIGFYEIKPKDILNRAKMILETELGERIKERMGKIKYFNGAERICAKIKELLG, from the coding sequence ATGGGTAAGCGGATTCTCTTTCTCATTTCGGACACCGGTGGTACCCATCGGAGTGCGGCTCAGGCTCTAAGTGAGGTATTTGAAGAAAAGTATGGTTTTGAGTGTCTCCTTCCAGATTTCTTTAAGGAAGGGACAAAACCACCTTTTAGGAAATTCCCGGAATTTTATGCCGATATGACCAAGAAGAATGATTATTTTTACGCCCTTCTCTGGTACGGAATTTATCCCGAATTCTTTTACCGATTTTTGAATCGGATTGTTGAATTTTTTTCGCCGCAGGGATTGCATGATTTTTACGAGAAGTATAGCCCTTTTCACTGCGTCATTTCTTGCCATGCCCTTTTTAATCATTTTCCCTTACTGGCATTAAGGAGATATGATTCTCACATCCCATTCTACATTGTGGTGGTTGATTTACTTTCCTTACATACTGGCTGGTTTGCCAAAGAAGCGGATTTTATCTTCCTTCCCCTTCCGGAATGCGAACCGCTTTTCTTAAAGAGGGGTTTTCCGAGGAATAGGTTGAAGGTTTGTGGTTTTCCCATCCGGAGAGAGTTTCTTCAAACGGTTAACCGGGAAGAGGTGAGGAAAAAATTGAGAATTGGTAAGAGGAAGGTGATTCTAATTATCGGTGGAGGAGAGGGGGTCGGTCGGATTGGTGAGGTTGCCGAGTTTTTGATAAAGAATACTGACTACGAGATTCTCATTGTCACCGGTCGGAATCGGTTTTTATGGGAAAGTTTAAATAAAAGATACGACGGGGAGAGGGTTAAGGTATTCGGTTTTGTTGATAATATGCCGGAGATACTTTCTCTTGCTGACCTCTGCATCACGAAGGCTGGTCCTGCCATAATTATGGAAGCGATCGCCAAAAGGGTTCCTTTAATTTTAATGGACTACACTTATGGTCAGGAGGCGAAGAATATCCAATGGGTAGAAAATAGAGAGATTGGTTTCTACGAGATAAAACCGAAAGATATTCTCAATCGGGCAAAAATGATTTTGGAGACTGAGTTAGGAGAAAGGATAAAAGAAAGGATGGGAAAGATTAAATACTTTAATGGGGCGGAGAGGATCTGCGCTAAAATTAAGGAGTTGCTCGGTTAA
- the hutI gene encoding imidazolonepropionase: MKTNKVGVLEKTKRTLLIKDISQLLTIRGKTLGIIEDAFLLIKDGKIFSYGRKEKLPRAKKMKTISAQNSVVLPGFVDCHTHLVFAGTREKELEARFLGKSYKEITEKKEGGILYTVEKTRSSSSAELLAKAKERIKECIKWGTTTVEIKSGYGLDTENELKILRLIKHLQKEEDITIIPTFLGAHFIPPEKKKEDYIKEILEEMLPKVAKEKLAVFCDVFCEKAVFNPQEAERILQAGKRYGLLPKIHADELERSGGTEVGVKVGAISCEHLIYPSKNGLEGMAKKKIVAVLLPSTSLFLGTEAKPPIKEMRRLGIPLALGSDFNPGTSPLNKMPIVIALATFLYHLTMEEAIIGATLNSAKALKMEKRVGSIEKGKDGDVLILNVPDYRFLFYNFGANPVKVVIKRGKIING; the protein is encoded by the coding sequence ATGAAAACCAATAAGGTTGGAGTTCTGGAAAAAACTAAACGAACACTCCTAATTAAAGATATTAGCCAGTTATTGACAATTAGGGGAAAAACCTTAGGAATAATTGAGGATGCCTTTCTTTTGATTAAAGATGGTAAGATATTCTCTTATGGGAGAAAAGAGAAACTTCCCAGAGCCAAAAAGATGAAAACGATCTCCGCGCAAAATTCCGTAGTTCTTCCAGGTTTTGTTGACTGCCACACCCATCTCGTCTTTGCCGGCACCAGGGAGAAAGAATTAGAGGCGAGGTTTTTGGGGAAAAGTTATAAAGAGATTACCGAGAAGAAGGAAGGGGGAATTCTCTACACCGTAGAGAAGACCAGAAGTAGTTCCTCTGCCGAACTTTTGGCAAAAGCAAAAGAGCGGATAAAAGAATGTATCAAATGGGGAACAACCACTGTGGAGATAAAATCCGGCTACGGATTGGATACGGAGAATGAGTTGAAGATTTTAAGATTGATTAAACATTTACAAAAGGAAGAGGATATCACAATTATTCCCACTTTTTTGGGAGCCCATTTTATCCCACCGGAGAAAAAGAAGGAAGATTATATTAAAGAGATCTTAGAAGAGATGCTGCCGAAGGTAGCAAAAGAGAAATTGGCGGTCTTTTGCGATGTCTTTTGTGAGAAGGCAGTCTTTAATCCTCAGGAGGCGGAGAGGATACTGCAGGCGGGAAAGAGATATGGACTTTTACCTAAAATCCATGCCGATGAGTTAGAAAGATCCGGAGGGACCGAAGTTGGGGTGAAAGTGGGTGCGATCTCCTGTGAGCATCTTATTTACCCTTCAAAAAATGGTTTAGAAGGGATGGCAAAAAAGAAGATAGTGGCGGTCTTATTACCAAGCACTTCTTTATTTTTAGGAACAGAGGCGAAACCACCAATCAAAGAGATGAGGAGATTGGGCATTCCTTTGGCTTTGGGAAGTGATTTCAATCCGGGGACCTCGCCCTTGAATAAGATGCCCATCGTTATCGCCTTAGCCACCTTCTTATATCACCTAACGATGGAGGAGGCGATAATCGGCGCGACCTTAAATTCCGCTAAGGCGCTAAAAATGGAAAAAAGGGTTGGCTCCATTGAAAAAGGTAAGGATGGGGATGTTCTGATTCTCAATGTTCCGGATTATCGGTTTTTATTTTATAATTTTGGTGCTAATCCAGTAAAGGTGGTGATAAAAAGGGGTAAGATTATAAATGGGTAA
- a CDS encoding PBP1A family penicillin-binding protein, whose protein sequence is MKRPFLWGLFIGLLFSFSAIFLLFFTLGKDLPTGEDIRRYKPILTSKVFDEEGKLIYEFGGERRVFIPLEEIPPIVRECFIAVEDKRFYSHWGIDLIRLFGALFYNLKSLSFRQGASTITQQLARNMFLTPEKSLKRKIKEAILAIRLEITETKEEILERYLNQVCFGHGVYGIEAAANFYFGKKAKELTLSEGALLASLVKRPETYSPLKNPDKALERRNLFLKVLLKQKKIKKEEYDRAVSSPLSDLVGRRIANEAPYAMEMIRLYIEDKYGEDFLYRRGAKIYTTLNLRMQREANIALETKLREIEENYKLKVKRADYKIGEGKPSYLQGALLAVEPKTGYVRALVGGRDFRHSQFNRVTQMVRQAGSAFKVFVFTAAIDNGYYPSQIEVDGPISIPIAGLQEPYEPKNYDRNYIGPISLRKALALSRNVIAVKLTERLKPTVVRDYAYRLGIKSPLRAYLSIALGSSEVSLWDMTFSFATLANYGKRVKPILIKRIETDEGIIEENLPTVQEVISPQTAFLVTKMMESVLDEGTGYLARRFGFERKAAGKTGTTDDFTDAWFIGFTPQLCCGVWVGYDQKKTIFQGATGGVVACPIWAEFMKRALKDYPEEEFTPPESIVQRRICEATGLLANPRCPETREEYFILGKEPPVCDKH, encoded by the coding sequence ATGAAACGCCCCTTCCTTTGGGGACTTTTTATTGGTCTTCTTTTCTCTTTTTCCGCTATCTTCCTCCTCTTTTTCACCTTAGGTAAGGACCTGCCAACAGGGGAGGATATTAGACGGTATAAACCCATTCTTACGAGCAAGGTATTTGATGAGGAGGGAAAATTGATTTACGAATTCGGCGGAGAGAGGAGGGTATTTATCCCCTTAGAAGAGATCCCCCCAATCGTCCGGGAATGTTTTATCGCGGTTGAGGATAAAAGGTTTTACTCCCATTGGGGAATTGATTTAATCCGGCTCTTTGGTGCCCTATTTTACAATCTAAAAAGTCTATCCTTTCGCCAGGGGGCATCAACTATCACTCAGCAATTAGCCCGGAATATGTTCTTAACCCCGGAAAAGAGTCTAAAAAGGAAGATAAAAGAGGCAATCTTGGCTATAAGATTAGAAATCACAGAAACGAAGGAAGAGATCTTAGAAAGGTATCTCAACCAGGTCTGTTTTGGCCACGGAGTCTACGGCATTGAAGCAGCAGCCAATTTCTATTTCGGGAAGAAGGCAAAGGAGTTAACTTTGAGTGAAGGGGCACTTCTAGCTTCCTTAGTGAAGAGGCCCGAAACTTATTCCCCCTTGAAAAATCCGGATAAGGCATTGGAGAGGAGGAACCTCTTCTTAAAGGTTTTATTAAAGCAAAAAAAGATTAAAAAAGAAGAATACGACCGAGCGGTAAGCTCGCCCCTCTCCGATTTGGTCGGACGGAGAATCGCCAACGAAGCACCCTATGCCATGGAGATGATCCGGCTCTATATTGAAGACAAATACGGTGAAGATTTTCTATACCGGCGCGGAGCGAAAATCTACACCACCCTAAATTTAAGAATGCAGAGGGAAGCCAACATCGCCTTAGAGACGAAATTGAGGGAAATTGAGGAGAATTATAAATTAAAGGTAAAAAGGGCGGATTATAAAATCGGCGAAGGAAAGCCCTCTTATCTCCAAGGTGCCCTTTTAGCAGTGGAGCCGAAAACTGGTTATGTCCGGGCATTGGTGGGAGGGAGAGACTTCCGCCATAGCCAATTCAACCGAGTAACCCAAATGGTGCGCCAAGCCGGTTCGGCCTTTAAGGTATTTGTCTTCACGGCGGCGATTGATAATGGCTATTATCCATCCCAGATTGAAGTTGACGGTCCGATTAGCATACCAATCGCTGGTCTCCAAGAACCCTACGAGCCGAAAAATTACGACCGGAATTATATTGGCCCAATAAGTTTAAGAAAGGCATTAGCCCTTTCCCGGAATGTGATTGCGGTGAAGTTAACCGAGAGGCTAAAACCAACAGTGGTGCGGGATTACGCCTACCGTTTGGGGATAAAAAGTCCACTCCGGGCTTACCTCTCTATCGCCTTAGGTTCCTCGGAAGTTTCTCTTTGGGATATGACTTTTAGTTTTGCCACCCTCGCCAATTACGGGAAAAGGGTAAAACCGATTTTGATTAAAAGAATTGAAACCGATGAGGGGATCATTGAAGAAAATTTACCAACCGTTCAAGAAGTTATCTCTCCGCAGACCGCCTTTCTTGTCACCAAAATGATGGAAAGCGTTCTTGACGAAGGGACTGGTTATCTTGCCCGCCGGTTTGGTTTTGAAAGAAAAGCGGCAGGAAAAACCGGAACGACCGATGACTTCACTGATGCCTGGTTTATCGGCTTTACCCCCCAACTCTGTTGCGGCGTCTGGGTTGGTTATGACCAAAAGAAGACCATTTTCCAAGGAGCAACGGGTGGGGTTGTTGCCTGTCCCATCTGGGCGGAATTTATGAAAAGGGCATTAAAGGACTATCCCGAAGAAGAATTCACCCCCCCGGAGAGCATCGTCCAAAGAAGGATCTGCGAGGCGACCGGTCTTTTAGCCAACCCCCGGTGTCCAGAAACGAGAGAAGAGTATTTTATCTTGGGTAAAGAACCGCCCGTCTGCGATAAACATTGA
- a CDS encoding (Fe-S)-binding protein, with translation MNTKILSNCVQCGRCSGGCPVAMKSNLNVRKILYSFLINNTLPTDGNKSGVWECTTCSTCNQRCPKSCEPLEIILSARANFVERGRISASVIKALENTLLHGNPFGKPKEKRTDWLKKIDSPVRILQKGETADYLLFVCCSNAYDPRLQEVARSVVKILSGIKIDFGILGEEENCCGSEIKRMGEVGLFTELKEKNSQAIEGIKVKGIITISPHCYNVLKNEYELNLPVYHYTTLLLQEKERWQNRINRTEEIGLFHDPCFLGKMNKVYDQPRQLLKSILKELKEFDRARENSLCCEGGGGRMWIESESKERLAEKRIEEALRLGIEKIFVACPFCLSTLEDAAKVKGVEEKIGVMDITEFLAQNLK, from the coding sequence ATGAACACCAAAATCTTATCAAATTGTGTCCAGTGCGGAAGATGTTCGGGTGGTTGCCCGGTGGCGATGAAGTCAAACTTAAATGTCCGGAAAATCCTCTACTCCTTTTTAATCAATAATACCCTACCAACCGACGGAAATAAAAGTGGAGTTTGGGAATGCACAACCTGCTCTACTTGTAACCAAAGATGCCCCAAATCTTGCGAACCACTGGAGATTATCCTATCCGCCCGGGCAAATTTTGTAGAAAGAGGGAGGATTTCCGCCTCGGTTATTAAAGCCTTAGAAAATACCCTCCTCCATGGCAACCCCTTTGGGAAACCAAAAGAGAAGCGAACCGACTGGTTAAAAAAGATAGATTCTCCAGTAAGAATTTTACAGAAAGGGGAAACTGCTGACTATCTCCTTTTTGTCTGCTGTAGCAATGCCTACGACCCGAGATTGCAGGAAGTGGCGAGAAGTGTAGTGAAAATCCTCTCGGGAATAAAAATTGATTTCGGAATTTTAGGAGAGGAAGAGAATTGCTGTGGCAGTGAGATAAAGAGAATGGGTGAGGTTGGGTTGTTTACGGAATTGAAAGAGAAAAATTCCCAGGCGATAGAAGGGATAAAAGTAAAAGGAATTATTACCATCTCCCCCCATTGCTATAATGTCCTAAAAAATGAATATGAGTTAAATCTTCCCGTCTACCATTACACAACCCTTCTTCTTCAAGAAAAGGAAAGATGGCAAAACCGCATAAATAGAACCGAGGAGATTGGCCTTTTTCACGACCCCTGTTTCTTAGGAAAGATGAATAAGGTTTATGACCAACCACGGCAATTATTAAAAAGTATCCTAAAGGAATTGAAGGAATTTGACCGGGCAAGGGAAAACTCTCTCTGTTGCGAAGGGGGTGGCGGGAGGATGTGGATAGAATCGGAAAGTAAAGAACGTTTGGCGGAAAAGAGAATTGAGGAGGCGTTGCGTCTTGGGATAGAGAAAATTTTTGTTGCCTGCCCCTTCTGCCTCTCTACCTTAGAGGATGCAGCAAAGGTAAAGGGGGTGGAAGAAAAAATTGGCGTCATGGATATTACGGAATTCCTCGCCCAAAATTTGAAATGA
- a CDS encoding electron transfer flavoprotein subunit alpha/FixB family protein, with protein sequence MILIFCEKKEGRLKKSAYELSCLAYQLSQELKEEVAASIISGEEGEDFSHLKNFGVSEIYLYRDEELANYSLTAYGKILSSLIDEKRPFLILFSHSSQGWDLAPYLAARYLSPCLTDIVSLEIKEGKILAKKPIFAGKVNQDLEITNKSPLFFSIRPKAITVTECARTEPKIITMPNSEPDLRIKVREILTGVRDLIDLTEAEVIVSGGRGMKGPENFALLEELAKVLKGAVGASRAAVDAGWRDHSAQVGQTGKTVSPTLYIACGISGAIQHLVGMINSKVIVAINKDPEANIFKVCDYGIVGDLFTIVPLLTEELKKVL encoded by the coding sequence ATGATTCTAATCTTTTGCGAGAAAAAAGAAGGTAGGTTAAAGAAAAGTGCCTACGAATTGAGTTGTTTAGCCTATCAATTAAGCCAAGAATTGAAAGAAGAAGTTGCCGCCTCCATCATTTCCGGCGAAGAGGGGGAAGATTTTTCTCACTTAAAAAATTTTGGTGTTTCCGAAATCTATCTCTACCGAGATGAAGAATTAGCAAACTATTCTTTAACCGCTTACGGTAAAATCCTCTCCTCCCTCATTGACGAGAAAAGACCTTTCCTCATTCTCTTTTCCCATAGTTCCCAAGGTTGGGATTTGGCTCCTTATCTTGCCGCCCGGTATTTATCACCCTGCCTTACGGACATCGTCTCCTTGGAGATAAAGGAAGGAAAGATTTTGGCAAAAAAACCAATCTTTGCCGGTAAGGTGAATCAAGATTTGGAGATTACCAATAAAAGCCCTTTATTCTTCTCAATTCGCCCTAAGGCAATTACGGTTACGGAATGCGCAAGGACGGAGCCAAAAATTATTACAATGCCAAATTCCGAACCAGACCTTCGGATTAAGGTCCGCGAGATTCTAACTGGGGTGAGGGACCTTATTGATTTAACCGAAGCTGAGGTGATCGTCTCCGGCGGCAGGGGAATGAAAGGACCGGAGAACTTTGCTTTATTGGAAGAACTCGCCAAGGTTCTAAAAGGAGCAGTTGGAGCATCAAGGGCCGCGGTTGATGCGGGGTGGCGTGACCATTCCGCCCAAGTTGGTCAAACTGGGAAAACCGTCTCCCCCACCCTTTACATCGCCTGCGGTATCTCCGGAGCGATCCAACATCTGGTGGGGATGATAAACTCAAAAGTAATTGTTGCCATCAATAAAGACCCGGAGGCGAATATCTTTAAGGTCTGTGATTATGGAATCGTCGGTGATTTATTCACCATCGTTCCCCTCTTAACCGAGGAGTTGAAGAAAGTATTATGA
- a CDS encoding endonuclease III domain-containing protein gives MSLTKEHTIYKIYQILYSHFGPQHWWPGETKLEIVVGAVLTQNTAWQNVEKAIKNLKKKNLLEIKKLYKIRENFLSKLIKPAGYYNLKTKRLKELVKFLCQRYNGNLEKMAKEKGEVLREELLRVKGIGKETADSILLYALNKPFFVVDAYTKRILLRHNLINEKMTYDEIQKLFQENLPKRVKIYNEFHALLVKLGKTYCQKRPKCSLCPLANLLPINRATP, from the coding sequence GTGTCTCTTACCAAAGAGCATACCATTTATAAAATCTACCAAATCCTTTACTCCCACTTCGGACCGCAGCACTGGTGGCCCGGTGAGACGAAATTGGAAATTGTCGTGGGGGCGGTTTTAACTCAGAATACTGCTTGGCAAAACGTGGAGAAGGCGATAAAAAACCTAAAAAAGAAAAACCTCTTAGAGATAAAGAAACTTTATAAAATAAGAGAAAATTTTTTAAGCAAATTGATTAAACCGGCTGGTTATTATAATCTCAAAACGAAAAGACTAAAAGAACTGGTTAAATTCTTATGTCAAAGGTACAATGGAAACTTAGAAAAGATGGCAAAAGAGAAAGGAGAGGTTTTAAGGGAAGAACTCCTGAGGGTGAAAGGGATTGGCAAGGAGACCGCGGATTCTATCTTACTCTATGCCCTGAATAAACCATTCTTCGTGGTTGATGCCTACACGAAAAGAATCCTTCTCCGCCACAACCTAATCAATGAGAAGATGACTTACGATGAAATCCAGAAACTCTTTCAGGAAAATTTACCAAAAAGGGTTAAAATCTATAACGAATTCCATGCCTTGTTAGTAAAATTGGGTAAGACCTATTGTCAGAAGAGACCAAAATGTTCTCTCTGTCCCTTAGCAAATCTTCTTCCCATTAACCGAGCAACTCCTTAA